Part of the Oncorhynchus tshawytscha isolate Ot180627B linkage group LG23, Otsh_v2.0, whole genome shotgun sequence genome, taaaCACAATCTGAAAAGTACCAGTGGCCTGGCTGTTGCCCTAAGTGAGAGCAGGCCTGCCGGAGCCATGGCCCATTGAGACACGGTAGATGGACACATAAAAGTCCCCTAAATGTGTTACAGTTTATTGGTGTGGGATTCTGTAGGTTAGGCCTATAGCCTTGTCGGTAGGTTAGGCCTATAGCCTTGTCGGTGCTTCACTGCATAGCCTAATTGTTCTATAGTTGGATAATATCTTGTAAAAAAAGAGCAGGTTTTACTGGTTAGAGACCCTTGTTTTGCCAATCGCTTGTGTATTGTCTGGTGAGGCAGTAGTAGCCTAAATATCTAATTGTAGACAGAATAATTTAGAGCAAATCTGATGATGGTTCCTTCCAGTTGTTTGTTGTTGCTTCCTCCACTCGGTTGGAAGTGAGAAAATCCAATGCAGCTGACCCAAGCCCAGCTGTCTTCGCTGGGAAATATGTTTTTCCTCCTGGGGGACAGCAGTTGTGTCAAGCATGGACAGAGACACATTGCATGGCTAGTGAAAATAATTGCATCGAACCAAGAGATTGAGCAGAGGGCAACATATCATCCATGCATGAGTGCATCAGGGGTGTCgctgcgggggggggggctttTTCTCTATTAGATGAACATTGTACATGCACTTTCCCCTACCCACCACTCTTTATTTCTTCCTTCATTTCtctttcttacacacacacacaatatataaatatctttatttctctctccctctctcccttcagttGGCCTACAGCTCGTTTCCCTTCTTCCTTCAGAGCAGTGAGTGCATCCTCTCTCTTTGCaagttttcctctaacttattagACTTCTACTTTGAGCTGAGACGGCAACAGgcaggaggtagagggggataaGAACAGGTTGGAAGGTTATGATAAATGACTTTagtactgtcacacacactggtCTACCATTCACTTGTTTATCATCCACTTGTCAAGGAACGTGGTCTCATTTGTCTCTTAGCCATTGTGCAGAAGTCTACCATTATACTGAGTCATTAATCCAATTGTATATGTTTTGTTACCAGGTTTACCTGTGCTTAGAAAAATTAAGacactctgtctgtccctcccccaGGAGAGATGTGGCTAAGAGCTATGCAGAGGTGAGCGTTACAGGAGGAGATTTGTCCCTCCACATCCGGACTCCTCGGGTCCTGCTAATCGTGGAGCTGCCAGCAGGGGTCAGCCTCGTGGAGGGCTTCTGCAGGGAGGCACCTGGAACAGGAGACGAGATACACTTCAGAATGCGCCTCAATGTGGACCAGCACACAGATGACACAGGTAATGGTGAGGCTAGCTGTATGGACGACACTCAAAAATAAATGTgtgcacgtacgcacacacacagagaattacCACCATGTCAATGTATGTTTCTCACATAGCCTAATTACCATCTCCACTTCAGGCAATATGGAACAGTATCAGCAGATAATTTGTTATTTATATAATTTATTCTCATCTGGCTTGAGTCGGTTAGTCCATGGCTGTGAAGCCTTCCCTCAAACTGAAACAGTGGAGTCCTCCTGTGTGCTCTCTGAAGCCTGATCAGCCCACACAGTACTGATCTATAAAGGACTGAGTCATCGGCTCAGTAATTGGCCTGTCATGTCTGGTGCATAAAGCTACACACACTGATAGATATACAGACAATGTGAATATTTGACCTGAATCAGCTGTAACTTGATTTTCctagtagtctgggtagccatttgattagatgctcaggagtcttatggcttgggggtagaagctgtttggaagcctcttggacctagacgtggcgcaccggtaccgcttgccgtgcagtagcagagagaacagtctatgactagggtggctgtagtctttTGACAAGttatagggccttcctctgacaccgcctggtatagagagaggtcctggatggcaggaagcttggccccagtgatgtactgggtcgtacgcactatccactgtagtgccttgcggtcagaggccgagcagttgccataccaggcagtgatgcaaccagtcaggatgcagaaccttttgaggatctgaggaccatgcCAAATATTCTCCTCAGGGGGAATAGGtattgccgtgccctcttcacgactgtcttggtgtgcttggaccatgttagtttgttggtgatgtggacaccaagtaacttgaagctctcaacctgctctactacagccccatcgatgagaatgggggcatgctcggtcctcctcttctttttttttgtgtgtgaattttacccccttttctccccaatttcatggtatccaattgttagtagctactatcttgtctcatcgctacaactcccttacgggctcgggagagacgaaggttgagagtcatgcgtcctccgatacacgacccaaccaagccgcactgcttcttaacacagcgcgcatccaaccttggttagcgcgcactgcgcccggcccgccacgggagtcgttggtgcgcgatgagacaaggatatccctaccggccaagccctccctaacccgcacgacgctaggccaattgtgcgtcggcccacggacctcctggtcgcggccggttacgacagagcatGGGAGCGAAACCAGAGTCTCTGCTGgctctgcagtacagcgcccttaaccactgcaccacccgggaggcccggtcctccttttcttgtagtctgcaataatctcctttgtcttgatcacgttgagggagaggttgttgtcctggcaccagtctgttttcttccgtttggtacACCCCAGGTTTACTTTGTCTCACTCATCAGATCTGGCTTATATTAACTGTAGTCATTGCAGCACTAACCTGGGAACCAGAGGAGATtgctcccatgtctctctccctatccataTACACAAAAAGTGTGATCTAGGGGGCAAAAGTCGATAAACACTGCGGTGGTGGCGGACTGGCGGTGGTGAAATCAGCTTGGCAGAAAGCTGGCAATTAATCTGTTTTTGAGCACTCCTTCTCTGAAATGCTTTTTGGATATGGGCCCAGACCCCAGGCCTTCATCTCCCTGCCTTTGTTCCCTCTGTGTGTTTTATGGTGTGAGGGAGTAATTTAGCGCCCCACCCAACGGCTCAGCCGACACAACACAAGGACAGGGGTAATTCATTGACAAATCCAATCAAAAACAGATTGATTAGCAGCTTTCTTCCCAGCTTCTTTCACCACCGCCAGTCCGATGTTTATCGACTTTTGCTCCGTCTCTAGGTGAAGCTCTTTTCCGCCGATAGAGTTGTTTATGTTTTCTGTGGCTACTCTCTCCTGACAGGGGCCCTGGGGAGTGTGATGGAGAGGCTGCTGGTCTAAGAGAGTTATTGCTTCCACTGCCAGTCCTGTGGGACCAGGGtgctggaggagaggtgagaCGACCACGAGAAGGAAGTTGGTTTGTTGGTTAATTTACGTCCTCCGTTCAGACACAGGAAGTGATGCCGCTCacagtagtggagaagatggGTTCAGTGAGGGAGATGGATGGCTGTTTGAGCTAGAGGACAGTGCTGTGTTCTGTCTCAGCTAATCTCCCAAATGTCATGGAGACATTGGATAGGGGGATACATGCACACCTGCTTAGGGAATACATATGTTTGTGACATTATGTCATGGAAAATGGGTAGAACTGGAATATTGCCCTGCTTTCCCTGTTAATGCAAATATGTTTTTGATTGATTCATGCAAATATGTTTTTGATTGATGTTATCGATTAATTTCATCACAGTACAAGTAGTCTCCATTGTGTAACAATGTAATGTCATAAATTTTTCTCAGGGTGTTCAAGCGAGTGCTCCCTCTCCCCAACGGCAACTGGAGCTCCCTGGTGGATGACTGGTGTTGCCATCCGGACCCCTTTGCCAACCTGAAGCTGCTGCCCCGAGCGGAGGACTGTTTACTGGGCGACACTCACCTCCTTGTGCCCCGGGATAGAGGCTGTGAGGAGACTCTCACCCAGGAGCTCAGCCCCAGGCCCATCACCAACAAAATGGCTGATGGTCAAAATCAGGACACACCGGTGAGAGGAGGCAAGGAAGGAAGGAACCTCTGAGGCAGAATATCAATGCTGTTTTAGCATTGCTCATCACTTTGATGTTCGTTAGATACATCATTTTGACGTTTCACCTcgctctcactccctccccaATGTGCTGTATACCTACCAAAAAGTAAAGCTACATTTTCAAAAGTTTTCCTCATGTTTGGAAAGTGTACTGTATTTACATGAGCAGTGTATGTGCTTCAGGCTCATTGTTAGTGGGAGACTGTATCTGTATACCCCCCATCCCACTGGGCCCGAGACTGGCAGGAGGAGATGGACACATTCTACTTCACTACCAGCAGCAGCTAGCAGCACTCCCTTTTAGAGAGGAAACTTGGGGAGGCGGGCAGACAGGCAGCACATCAACACTTATCATGAGCCACTTTAGCCCGAGCTTAcagccaggcctctctctctctctctctctctctctccatcactatcTGGAGTGGGATTGATTTCCCTCTCCATCTATTAGTCACTATCTGTGGCTCAGCCTGGGCCTTTTAGTGTGGTTGTGGTTGAGTGGATGGGAAgtggaaagagagatgaggagaggaattCTGCCTGCCCATTGCTCTCTCCTCTTTTTAGGCTGTTTGATTGCAGTTATCGATTCCCGTTTTGGAGGAACTTAAATTAGAACTGTGTGTTCTTGTCTTTAGCTTTATTTAGTATTTTTCTGTTCTTTTTTGTAGAAACCCAACCGCAGGCGTACACTTGTCTCCTGTAAGAGTTGTACAGCTGGCCTGGGAGAGGCTGTGGCACCAGGTACATAACAGTCATTATagaatagatacagtatattgtcCATTTTTTCAACGGGAATTTATTGATTGGATGTCATAATAcccaatgtcacacacacacacacacaaacacacactggttgGGAGCAGCACAGCGTCTGCCTCAGAGCGGCACGACCAGAGCAATTTTAGTGCTTAAGTTCCTTGCTCACAGGCACAAAGGCAGTAAATGGCATGAGATCAGCAGCCCTTCGTTTGCCAGTTCAATTACCAACTTTTATCATCTACCCCGGGGCTTGAACCATAATGAAGTTACATTGCATTAGGAAAGATGCCCAGGCCAGGTTCTGTTTGCATGAGGGTTCGCTCAATAATAACAGTTTCTGGAAATGTTGCAGGGACCCTGAAACTCTACATCACAGAGGTGACGGTGAGACCCATTGTGGGAGACGGCCAGTTTGATACCTCTCTAGACAGG contains:
- the LOC112222577 gene encoding E3 ubiquitin-protein ligase E3D-like, producing MRRDVAKSYAEVSVTGGDLSLHIRTPRVLLIVELPAGVSLVEGFCREAPGTGDEIHFRMRLNVDQHTDDTESYCFHCQSCGTRVLEERVFKRVLPLPNGNWSSLVDDWCCHPDPFANLKLLPRAEDCLLGDTHLLVPRDRGCEETLTQELSPRPITNKMADGQNQDTPKPNRRRTLVSCKSCTAGLGEAVAPGTLKLYITEVTVRPIVGDGQFDTSLDRSLFLEQTIAARLVELSSSQSVFRFSIQTPDGKAFVLCCRHLGEGHRCPPPRPASDHVPGAVVGADSQYFLSPSVAAFHELLPGGVHETVMSEVTSHGSTHLS